Below is a genomic region from Nitrospiraceae bacterium.
CCAACGGCGTGCCGTTCAGCTCATATGCGAGGATCGTCTGGGGGTGATAGGTGTCGGCGACCGCCATGCTTTCGTAGTAGGCCACGCCTTCGTCATCAACATCGGCACAATGAAAGACAGCGTACCGCGCGTTCGGGAGCGGTTGGACTTGCCGCATCAAATCACCCAGCGGAACACCGGTCCATTTTCCGATGGCGCTCCACCCTTCGACGCAATCGTGCCTGGTTATCTGTGTCCGCGCCGGCAGTTCCTTGATTGCCGCTAGAGACCAGCTCATCGGCGCCCGGACCAGTCCGACGAGCTCTACCTTCCATTCAGAAAAATTCTGCTCGATGTGGGCAGCATAGTCGGCAGTGCCAGGATCGATATTGCCGTTGGCCGGGAACACACGCGATACCTCCGATTCGCCATACTCCTTCGCCAAGGCGTTCGCCGGCGTGACGGCTCGCTGGATACGATCGGTCAGTTTCTCGGCCTTATTGAGGATCGATGGAAACCAACTGCTCTGCGTTAAATTGTCGCAGCCGGCGAGCGCGACCAGACTTGCGGCCCCGAGCGTACCCTTCAACAACTGACGGCGTTCCATAGCGCGTTTATGTGAATCCATATGTGTTCTCCGTTTTTTAATAACTCGAAGAGATAGCAGTGTGGAGTGCCGGAAAGGTCGGATACCCGTCCCGCAGGACGTTCAAAGGAGACGTCCAACAAGGCCGCAGCGGGCGAAGGGCCGAGGCGTACCCCCTGGGGTACGTCGAGGGTCTGAACGATGCGAGAACGAAGTTGGCGGCTTCTTTCAACGTCCTGCTAGGCTTCATGGCGGACTCCGGTATGCTTGACGACAAACCATCCGGTGATCATGGAACGAAGATTGTTAAACAGGCCGGTCAGGATGACCTGTGATACGTGGATGACGATGAACCCGACGAAGGCAAAACAGGCGATGAAATGAATGGTGCGCGCTGCCTGGCGGCCGCCGAAGATCGTCAGGAGCCATGGGAAGGCGGTGTCAATGGTCGGAGACATAGTCAAACCGGTGAGGATGATCAGCGGCGCCAGCCCGAACAGCACGCCCATGTATGCCAACTTCTGCAAGACGTTGTAGCGTTTGGTTTCCTCCCCCGACGGATGTCGCAGCCGGACGTGGTCGTTGATCGCCTTTCCAATCTTGCGCAAATCCTTGCCGGTCG
It encodes:
- a CDS encoding molybdopterin-dependent oxidoreductase — its product is MDSHKRAMERRQLLKGTLGAASLVALAGCDNLTQSSWFPSILNKAEKLTDRIQRAVTPANALAKEYGESEVSRVFPANGNIDPGTADYAAHIEQNFSEWKVELVGLVRAPMSWSLAAIKELPARTQITRHDCVEGWSAIGKWTGVPLGDLMRQVQPLPNARYAVFHCADVDDEGVAYYESMAVADTYHPQTILAYELNGTPLDVPHGAPLRLRFERQLGYKHAKYVMKIELVETLAGIGDGRGGYWEDQGYEWYAGI